From bacterium, one genomic window encodes:
- a CDS encoding PAS domain S-box protein, with the protein MNPPDRTSTSIFSRLSRELMLLLDEKGLVQTAQGAWAVLLGQDPDRLTGSPFLDLVHPEDQVRAQPVLLKAGQGAGPFPLELRVRTSKGGWHWTQWHGEFDSASRTFSLVGRSLQDLKEAEAALEESRSKFDRLSDAAGEGVAIHEKGVVVEANVSFARLLGFERPEEVLGRNGLDFVAPEFRELVTQQIRSGSEEPYEIVGIRRDGTRFNTLVQGRAMQYQGRSLRVATFLDITRSKKREQELFESQELFRKLADASKDGIAVSEKGVILMANPALARMLGRELPELIGRNALEFTAPEFRETILQHMTEESEATYEIMGLRSDGLRFPVEITPRMTTYQGRRVRLVYFRDITQRKRIEEEVVRQKEFTQNLINSSVDGLLAFDHECRYTLWNPAMERISGHSREECIGQVAFDVFPFLKQIGEDVHFYAALKGESPVTQERPYRTPAGRQGYFEAYYMPVKNAKGEILGGLGIVRDVTERRRVSEALRQSEANLQAVFNNTFQNIVLVDREGRIRAFNNNALLNNRQWTGQDLKAGGSIVDFVSEGNKPLFRARFQKALQGEVVTHEQRYHKGGEEQWLEVSYNPVFGDQGEIEGVCLIATNVIERKMAEEALQKSEADLRAIFESSHQSLVLVGKDGRIRDFNRRALEGLKAARGMQLEKGRAMADYVEPEHLEDFRKRFQLVLEGKVTRIERSVRAPDGTVLWFDFHYYPVLDHMGQVQGACMVADSIDERKKAEAIIRESEEKFRRVFEDAAMPMAMVSDFRYLKVNRAFRELLGYEEKEILGRHLLEITHPEDRTESDKISREVHRGEQDRFESEKRYLRKNGESVWVHLFGTLIRDPQGQVLYSLVLVENIQERKLAQEALRRSEADLRAVFDNVDQAVVLLTPEGRIQSFNPRAEESFRMATDKELRRGNFFRDYIRPADMGLYEASFKKALEGQRMTRERAYRTPDGVEHWFEFGYYPVPGADGKVAGICFVSQRIDERKKAEEDLRRSEAELRAVFNSGSQVMVLINPDGTIQDFNQFAAMMAQRVQGKALTKGMKFVETLPRGASEDQFHESFQAALAGKENKAERAIRDARGQERWVEVRYQPALNPAGGVEAVCFSLTFIDERKKAEEALRESQERFERFALVTNEGILLHENPRVVDANPALAHMLGYEVEEMIGRPGFDFIAPESHPIARKHMVSGSSQPYEVLALRKDGSTFPVELRGRNFPFKGRDLRVMSVRDMTWNKAAERILTESEERYRRLVELSPDAVVVHSGGEILYVNPAGLELFGGQGRDLREVQLADFLHPETREKAMERVRRIQETGEPTDWMEQKLRRLDGGEFFGETKGTPFLFKGVPAVLTIVRDVTERHRSQQTLLRYERLAAVGKVIAAIAHEVRNPLAVLTGMIQLMNAKMEGRKEYSQELKTILSQAERLRFFMNDILDYSKELEIRKSPVDLEVLLQESLTAAQAQVGGRADLIRVEMPVGKKWAVFSADRDRLQQVLVNLLTNAYQAVGEKGSLKLGARQTKAETRLTVEDDGPGIGDTEMSHLFEPFFTTKKGGSGLGLSISQKIVEAHGGRIELERLRPHGTRFTVVLPRKD; encoded by the coding sequence ATGAACCCTCCTGACCGAACTTCCACTTCCATTTTTTCAAGGCTTTCCCGGGAACTGATGCTCCTGCTGGATGAAAAGGGCCTGGTCCAAACGGCCCAAGGCGCCTGGGCGGTCCTTTTGGGTCAGGACCCGGACCGATTGACCGGGTCGCCGTTCCTGGACCTGGTGCATCCCGAGGACCAGGTGCGCGCCCAACCCGTTCTTTTAAAAGCAGGGCAGGGGGCCGGGCCCTTCCCATTGGAACTTCGGGTCCGCACGTCGAAGGGAGGATGGCATTGGACCCAATGGCACGGCGAGTTCGACAGCGCCTCCCGGACCTTCTCCCTGGTGGGCCGTTCCCTCCAGGACCTGAAAGAAGCGGAAGCGGCCCTTGAGGAAAGCCGTTCCAAGTTCGACCGGCTCAGCGACGCGGCCGGCGAGGGAGTGGCCATCCACGAGAAGGGGGTGGTGGTGGAGGCGAACGTCTCCTTCGCCCGTTTGCTAGGCTTCGAGAGGCCCGAGGAGGTCTTGGGCCGTAACGGCTTGGACTTCGTGGCCCCCGAGTTCCGTGAGCTGGTGACCCAACAGATCCGCTCCGGCAGCGAGGAACCCTATGAGATCGTGGGGATCCGGAGGGATGGGACCCGGTTCAACACGCTGGTGCAGGGCCGGGCGATGCAATACCAGGGCCGGTCCTTGAGGGTCGCCACTTTCCTGGACATCACGCGCTCGAAGAAAAGGGAACAGGAACTCTTCGAGAGCCAGGAGCTGTTCCGCAAATTGGCCGATGCCTCCAAGGACGGGATCGCGGTCAGCGAAAAAGGGGTCATCCTCATGGCCAATCCCGCCCTCGCCCGGATGCTGGGTCGGGAACTGCCCGAACTCATCGGGCGCAACGCCCTGGAATTCACCGCCCCCGAGTTCCGCGAGACCATCCTGCAGCATATGACCGAGGAGTCCGAGGCCACCTACGAGATCATGGGCCTGCGTTCCGACGGCTTGCGGTTCCCGGTGGAGATCACCCCCCGCATGACCACCTATCAGGGGCGCCGGGTCCGGCTGGTCTATTTCCGGGACATCACCCAACGTAAGCGGATCGAGGAAGAAGTGGTCCGGCAGAAGGAGTTCACCCAGAACCTGATCAACAGCAGCGTGGACGGCCTGCTGGCCTTCGACCATGAGTGCCGCTACACCCTCTGGAACCCGGCCATGGAGAGGATCAGCGGGCATTCCCGGGAGGAATGCATCGGCCAAGTGGCCTTCGATGTGTTCCCCTTCCTCAAACAGATCGGCGAGGACGTCCATTTTTACGCGGCCCTCAAAGGGGAGAGTCCCGTGACCCAGGAGAGGCCCTACCGGACCCCCGCGGGCCGGCAGGGTTATTTCGAGGCCTACTACATGCCCGTCAAGAACGCGAAAGGCGAGATCCTGGGGGGCCTTGGTATCGTGAGGGATGTCACCGAACGGCGCCGGGTCTCGGAGGCCCTGCGGCAGTCCGAAGCCAACCTCCAGGCGGTCTTCAACAACACCTTCCAGAACATCGTGCTGGTGGACCGGGAAGGGCGCATCCGGGCCTTCAACAACAACGCACTGCTCAACAACCGCCAATGGACCGGCCAGGACCTCAAGGCGGGGGGCTCGATCGTGGATTTCGTCTCAGAAGGGAACAAACCCCTCTTCCGCGCGCGTTTCCAGAAGGCCCTGCAGGGGGAGGTGGTGACCCACGAACAGCGCTACCACAAGGGCGGGGAGGAGCAGTGGCTGGAGGTCTCCTACAATCCGGTCTTCGGGGACCAGGGCGAGATCGAGGGTGTCTGTCTCATCGCCACCAATGTGATCGAGCGCAAGATGGCCGAAGAGGCCCTGCAGAAGTCCGAGGCGGACCTGCGGGCCATTTTCGAGAGCAGCCACCAGAGCCTGGTGCTGGTGGGAAAGGATGGCCGGATCCGGGACTTCAACCGGCGGGCCCTGGAGGGCCTGAAGGCGGCCCGGGGTATGCAACTGGAAAAGGGACGGGCCATGGCCGACTACGTCGAGCCCGAGCACCTGGAGGATTTCCGTAAAAGGTTCCAACTGGTCCTGGAGGGAAAAGTGACCCGCATCGAACGGTCCGTCCGGGCGCCGGACGGGACCGTGCTTTGGTTCGATTTCCACTATTACCCCGTGCTCGACCATATGGGCCAGGTCCAGGGCGCCTGCATGGTGGCCGACTCCATCGACGAACGTAAGAAGGCCGAGGCCATCATCCGGGAGAGCGAGGAGAAGTTCCGCCGGGTCTTCGAGGACGCCGCCATGCCCATGGCCATGGTCTCCGATTTCCGCTACCTGAAGGTCAACCGGGCCTTTCGTGAACTGCTGGGATACGAGGAAAAGGAGATCCTGGGCCGCCACCTGCTGGAGATCACCCATCCGGAGGACCGCACCGAGAGCGACAAGATCTCCCGGGAAGTGCATCGGGGCGAGCAGGACCGGTTCGAATCGGAAAAACGCTACCTTCGGAAGAACGGGGAGAGCGTCTGGGTCCATCTTTTCGGCACCCTCATCCGGGACCCCCAAGGCCAGGTCCTTTATTCCCTGGTCCTGGTGGAGAACATCCAGGAACGGAAACTGGCCCAGGAGGCCCTGCGCCGGTCGGAGGCGGACCTGCGCGCGGTCTTCGACAACGTGGACCAGGCGGTCGTCCTCCTGACCCCGGAGGGGCGGATCCAATCCTTCAACCCGCGCGCCGAGGAGTCCTTCCGGATGGCCACGGACAAGGAATTGCGCCGCGGGAACTTCTTCCGGGACTACATCCGGCCTGCGGACATGGGTCTTTACGAGGCGAGCTTCAAGAAGGCCCTGGAGGGGCAACGCATGACGCGGGAAAGGGCCTACCGGACCCCCGACGGCGTCGAGCATTGGTTCGAGTTCGGCTATTATCCCGTCCCCGGGGCCGACGGAAAGGTGGCCGGGATCTGCTTCGTCTCCCAGAGGATCGACGAGCGCAAGAAGGCCGAGGAGGACCTGCGCCGCTCGGAAGCGGAACTGCGGGCGGTCTTCAACAGCGGCTCCCAGGTGATGGTGTTGATCAATCCCGACGGGACCATCCAGGACTTCAACCAGTTCGCCGCCATGATGGCCCAGCGGGTCCAGGGGAAGGCGCTGACCAAGGGCATGAAATTCGTCGAGACCCTGCCCCGGGGGGCCAGCGAGGATCAGTTCCACGAGAGCTTCCAGGCCGCGCTGGCGGGCAAGGAGAACAAGGCCGAGCGGGCGATCCGGGACGCCCGGGGCCAGGAACGCTGGGTGGAGGTGCGCTACCAGCCCGCCCTGAACCCCGCCGGGGGCGTGGAGGCGGTCTGTTTCTCGCTGACCTTCATCGACGAGCGTAAAAAGGCCGAGGAGGCCTTGCGGGAGAGCCAGGAGCGTTTCGAGCGGTTCGCCCTGGTGACCAACGAGGGGATCTTGCTGCACGAGAATCCCAGGGTGGTGGACGCCAACCCGGCCCTGGCGCATATGCTGGGCTACGAAGTGGAGGAGATGATCGGCCGCCCCGGGTTCGACTTCATCGCGCCCGAATCCCATCCGATCGCTCGAAAACACATGGTCTCCGGCTCCTCCCAGCCCTATGAGGTCCTGGCCCTGCGCAAGGACGGATCGACCTTCCCGGTGGAACTGCGGGGCCGGAATTTCCCCTTCAAAGGCAGGGACCTCAGGGTCATGAGCGTGCGGGACATGACCTGGAACAAGGCGGCGGAACGGATCCTCACCGAGAGCGAGGAACGCTACCGGCGGCTGGTGGAGCTTTCCCCCGACGCGGTCGTGGTCCATTCGGGCGGCGAGATCCTCTATGTCAATCCGGCGGGACTGGAGCTCTTTGGAGGGCAGGGAAGGGACCTACGGGAGGTCCAATTGGCCGACTTCCTCCATCCGGAGACCAGGGAGAAGGCGATGGAGCGGGTCCGGAGGATCCAGGAGACGGGCGAACCCACCGATTGGATGGAACAGAAGCTCCGGCGGTTGGACGGCGGGGAATTCTTCGGGGAGACCAAGGGAACGCCCTTCCTCTTCAAAGGGGTCCCGGCGGTGCTGACCATCGTGCGGGACGTGACCGAGCGGCATAGGTCCCAACAGACCCTGCTCCGCTACGAAAGGCTGGCCGCGGTGGGCAAGGTCATCGCCGCCATCGCCCATGAGGTCCGCAATCCCCTGGCGGTCCTGACCGGCATGATCCAATTGATGAACGCCAAGATGGAGGGGCGGAAGGAATATTCCCAGGAGCTCAAGACCATCCTGTCCCAGGCCGAGCGCCTGCGCTTCTTCATGAACGATATCCTGGATTATTCCAAGGAACTGGAGATCCGCAAAAGTCCCGTGGACCTGGAGGTCCTGCTCCAGGAATCCCTGACCGCGGCCCAGGCCCAGGTGGGAGGCCGGGCCGACCTCATCCGGGTCGAGATGCCCGTCGGGAAGAAATGGGCGGTCTTTTCCGCCGACCGGGACCGGCTGCAGCAGGTGCTGGTGAACCTGCTGACCAACGCCTACCAGGCGGTCGGGGAGAAGGGGAGCCTGAAGCTGGGGGCCAGGCAGACCAAGGCCGAGACCCGTTTGACCGTCGAGGACGACGGGCCGGGCATCGGGGACACGGAAATGTCCCATCTCTTCGAACCCTTCTTCACCACCAAGAAAGGGGGGTCGGGCCTGGGCCTTTCCATCAGTCAGAAGATCGTCGAGGCCCACGGCGGGAGGATCGAGTTGGAAAGATTGAGGCCCCACGGCACCCGTTTCACGGTGGTCCTGCCCCGCAAGGATTGA
- a CDS encoding cytochrome P460 family protein: METLSHWFGPLHPPVTHFPIACSLLALLAYLYGRLHSEDWVLRASGALWLLALIGGLTGLVTGHLFAHHLAMLDEWTFLPPETAMKGKLREHVELALTGTLFCAAGAVFAWALLRGRKPNPWAVGLLLLGSAAFLGLAGHEGGEMVYEDAGPVAMAEEEPAATPGAPEADGLWKRVGNYRRDLVLMDSSPWNSRTHGHRWVNTYVSPEAAQAYRDTEAMPEGALVVKESFEDSGEDGPSKVPGPLYVMEKGKRSESPRTGGWRYALRWDHPVEGNPERIKGPVTWVSGDPHLNSCVKCHGRFKDTDYMAGVPEGHDNP, encoded by the coding sequence ATGGAAACTTTGAGCCACTGGTTCGGCCCCCTGCATCCCCCCGTCACCCATTTCCCCATCGCCTGTTCCCTGCTGGCCCTCCTGGCCTATCTCTACGGCCGCCTTCATTCGGAGGACTGGGTCCTGCGGGCCTCCGGCGCCCTTTGGCTCCTGGCCCTGATCGGAGGCCTGACGGGCCTGGTGACCGGCCACCTTTTCGCCCACCACCTGGCCATGCTGGACGAGTGGACCTTTTTGCCTCCCGAAACCGCCATGAAAGGCAAGCTGCGCGAGCATGTGGAACTGGCCCTGACCGGCACCCTCTTCTGCGCGGCGGGCGCGGTCTTCGCCTGGGCCTTGCTCCGGGGGCGCAAGCCCAACCCCTGGGCGGTAGGACTGCTGCTTTTGGGTTCGGCGGCCTTCTTGGGGCTGGCCGGGCACGAGGGAGGGGAAATGGTCTATGAGGACGCCGGCCCGGTGGCCATGGCCGAGGAGGAGCCGGCCGCGACACCGGGGGCCCCCGAGGCCGATGGCCTCTGGAAAAGAGTGGGTAATTACCGCCGCGATCTGGTCTTGATGGATTCCTCGCCCTGGAACAGCCGCACCCATGGGCATCGCTGGGTCAACACCTACGTTTCCCCTGAAGCCGCTCAGGCTTACCGGGACACCGAGGCCATGCCCGAAGGCGCCCTGGTGGTCAAGGAATCCTTCGAGGACTCCGGGGAGGACGGCCCCTCCAAGGTTCCGGGTCCCCTCTATGTGATGGAAAAGGGAAAGAGGTCCGAGTCGCCCCGCACCGGGGGCTGGCGTTATGCCCTCCGCTGGGACCATCCGGTGGAAGGGAACCCGGAGAGGATCAAGGGGCCCGTGACCTGGGTCTCGGGCGATCCCCACCTGAACTCCTGTGTGAAATGCCACGGCCGCTTCAAGGACACCGACTATATGGCGGGTGTCCCCGAGGGCCACGATAATCCCTAG
- a CDS encoding tetratricopeptide repeat protein encodes MRNPFRAVPVWVLLLLAFFPASPSRAATPDAYYNAGNLYLHQGHYDKAVPYFRAVLNLDPNHALAYEGLAECYYRLGQYDQAYEACQKGLVLYPESAMLQAINQRLGPRMAKPPMPVVQGPGKVVQGGRVIQEGPMLAPQFWVKGALKYDYSFESDFNQAVNGWKTAAPNNGATVYDASAGNSGFGGKMEFGYGLDAWDGLTLTLSAFAEDGFHGTARSAAPATLTSDFNPLVTAVEADYCLFWPHDDYRFYIKGGFGYYYSFIGFQQRNQPVTTLWGNLPGTYSGTLGSGDFGLNLGGGYELRLEDHLGLELSILARYATLSQFTVNGPKNPDGSTPVYGLISMPDGFIGVADTATINNTTHNKFLTMDLTGVEVALSLDYYFF; translated from the coding sequence ATGAGAAACCCCTTCCGTGCGGTCCCCGTCTGGGTCCTGCTCCTCCTGGCTTTCTTCCCGGCTTCGCCTTCCCGGGCCGCCACGCCCGACGCCTATTACAACGCCGGGAACCTTTACCTGCACCAGGGCCATTACGACAAGGCCGTTCCTTATTTCCGGGCGGTCCTGAACCTGGACCCCAACCATGCCCTGGCCTATGAGGGACTGGCCGAATGCTATTACCGCCTGGGCCAATATGACCAAGCCTATGAGGCCTGCCAAAAGGGGTTGGTCCTCTATCCGGAAAGCGCCATGCTACAGGCCATCAACCAAAGGCTGGGCCCCCGGATGGCCAAGCCCCCCATGCCGGTGGTCCAGGGCCCGGGCAAGGTGGTACAGGGAGGCCGGGTCATCCAGGAAGGCCCCATGCTGGCCCCGCAGTTCTGGGTCAAGGGTGCGCTCAAATACGATTATTCCTTCGAATCGGATTTCAACCAGGCGGTCAACGGCTGGAAGACGGCCGCCCCCAATAACGGGGCCACGGTCTATGACGCCTCGGCGGGGAACAGCGGCTTCGGGGGCAAGATGGAGTTCGGCTATGGCTTGGATGCCTGGGACGGCCTGACCCTGACCCTGTCGGCCTTCGCGGAGGACGGTTTCCACGGGACCGCCCGCAGCGCCGCCCCGGCCACCTTGACCAGTGATTTCAATCCCCTGGTCACCGCCGTCGAGGCCGATTATTGCCTTTTTTGGCCCCATGACGACTACCGCTTCTATATAAAAGGCGGGTTCGGTTACTACTATTCTTTCATCGGCTTCCAGCAGAGGAACCAGCCGGTCACGACCCTGTGGGGGAACCTGCCGGGGACCTACTCGGGGACCCTGGGCAGCGGGGATTTCGGCCTGAACCTGGGCGGCGGCTATGAGCTGAGGCTGGAGGACCACCTGGGGCTGGAACTCTCCATCCTGGCGCGTTACGCCACCCTTTCCCAGTTCACCGTGAACGGCCCGAAGAATCCCGACGGAAGCACGCCGGTCTACGGGCTTATTTCCATGCCCGATGGGTTCATCGGGGTGGCCGACACCGCCACCATCAATAATACGACCCACAACAAGTTCCTCACCATGGACCTCACGGGGGTCGAAGTGGCGCTTTCCTTGGACTATTATTTCTTCTAA
- a CDS encoding AI-2E family transporter: protein MADQIKISRQNIFVIAFFALLLGLLSLLFSLLEPFLRSFVWATIFVMVFYPVYSFLFRSTGKRPTLAAFLSTLFVMGLLALPGFFIAVNLGREIPRAYAFLSTAQWDEKSQMVLTQIQSIHLGDWLKDWGIDPTQYDAVIQKQVSGALENLSKTLLTRFSEVFANIARFALEVVLVCVALFFFFRDGARLAHRAVEMLPLEKDHREKVARTFSDTVTAVVRAIFLTAVAQGVMSGIGFAVAGVPVPILLGLVAFVNSFIPFLGAASVWIPVSLWLFYNGQVAAGVGMLLWGGVISVVDNVLKPWIIGNRAQLPLFWLFFTTLGGLKVYGILGIFLGPIILSMGLAFLTIYRDVYLSVRKAPARAKR from the coding sequence GTGGCCGATCAGATCAAGATCTCGCGGCAGAACATCTTTGTCATCGCCTTCTTCGCCCTCCTGCTGGGCCTCTTGAGCCTGCTCTTCTCGCTATTGGAGCCTTTCCTACGTTCCTTCGTTTGGGCCACCATCTTTGTGATGGTCTTTTACCCGGTCTATTCCTTCCTCTTCCGTTCCACGGGGAAGCGGCCGACCCTGGCGGCCTTCCTTTCCACGCTCTTCGTCATGGGTCTTTTGGCGTTGCCCGGATTCTTCATAGCCGTCAACCTGGGCCGGGAGATCCCCCGGGCCTACGCCTTCCTTTCCACCGCCCAATGGGACGAGAAAAGCCAGATGGTCCTCACCCAGATCCAGAGCATCCACTTGGGCGATTGGCTCAAGGATTGGGGCATCGACCCGACCCAATACGACGCGGTCATCCAAAAGCAGGTCTCGGGCGCCCTGGAGAACCTCTCCAAGACGCTGCTGACCCGTTTCTCCGAGGTCTTCGCCAACATCGCCCGCTTCGCCCTGGAGGTGGTGCTGGTCTGCGTGGCCCTTTTCTTCTTCTTCCGGGATGGGGCCCGCCTGGCCCATCGGGCCGTCGAGATGCTCCCCCTGGAGAAAGACCACCGCGAAAAGGTCGCCCGGACATTCTCCGACACCGTGACGGCGGTGGTACGGGCCATCTTCCTGACCGCGGTGGCCCAGGGCGTCATGTCGGGGATCGGCTTCGCGGTGGCGGGCGTTCCCGTTCCCATCCTGCTGGGGTTGGTGGCCTTCGTGAATTCCTTCATCCCTTTCCTGGGGGCGGCCTCCGTCTGGATCCCGGTCAGCCTGTGGCTCTTCTACAACGGTCAAGTGGCCGCGGGGGTGGGGATGCTCCTTTGGGGCGGGGTCATCAGCGTGGTGGATAACGTCCTCAAGCCCTGGATCATCGGCAACCGGGCCCAACTGCCCCTCTTCTGGCTTTTCTTCACGACCCTGGGAGGCCTGAAGGTCTACGGCATCCTGGGCATCTTCCTGGGCCCGATCATCCTTTCCATGGGGCTGGCTTTCCTGACCATCTACCGGGACGTTTACCTGAGCGTCCGCAAGGCCCCGGCGCGGGCGAAGCGCTGA
- a CDS encoding rhodanese-like domain-containing protein, with protein MRTKPTKGVSSPSFPQALAGSWKGAAVLFLAASAFGVFFNAFYADGIELKVQPRKASPPPDSHAPVTYAGLGTSPTHPSSTRDVPRPSSIPRLSLQGTFARFQKGTAVFLDARKPEEYQEGHIPGALNFYGNELDLFAPRVMPQLPDKAKEIVAYCHGGDCDLSLQVAETLRAQGYTNVKVFQDGWPAWTKAGYPAKQGEDP; from the coding sequence ATGCGGACCAAACCCACGAAGGGTGTTTCCTCCCCCTCTTTCCCCCAGGCCCTGGCCGGGTCCTGGAAGGGTGCGGCCGTCCTCTTCCTCGCCGCCTCCGCCTTCGGGGTGTTCTTCAACGCCTTCTACGCCGACGGGATCGAGCTCAAGGTCCAACCCCGCAAGGCTTCCCCTCCCCCGGACTCCCATGCGCCCGTGACCTATGCCGGCCTGGGGACATCCCCCACTCATCCGTCCTCCACGCGGGATGTTCCCCGGCCCTCCTCCATTCCCCGTTTGAGCCTTCAGGGCACCTTCGCGCGTTTTCAAAAGGGTACGGCGGTCTTCCTGGACGCCCGCAAACCCGAGGAATACCAAGAGGGCCATATCCCCGGCGCCCTGAACTTCTACGGCAACGAACTGGATCTTTTCGCGCCCCGGGTCATGCCCCAGCTCCCCGACAAGGCGAAGGAGATCGTGGCCTATTGCCATGGGGGCGATTGCGACCTTTCCCTGCAAGTGGCCGAAACGCTGCGGGCCCAGGGATACACGAACGTGAAGGTTTTCCAGGACGGCTGGCCCGCCTGGACCAAGGCCGGTTACCCCGCCAAGCAAGGGGAGGACCCGTGA
- a CDS encoding DoxX family protein: protein MTAADLLNDRNLVLLSAALTAFSFWADRRFPKAVALKGETWGALILRVAAGLILAGASLDKLGDPLGFYHHIQECFYFVPKDLQPLTAVAIPWVEFFTGVLLLVRFQWRPAALVFCVLMVLYTLSITWDVAHGIDCNCSCFDKTSTEKMTWLTVVRDLFFLAIGSKVLLASDPAPSHKNV from the coding sequence GTGACGGCCGCCGATCTGTTGAACGACCGCAACCTGGTGCTCCTCAGCGCCGCCCTCACGGCCTTTTCCTTTTGGGCGGATCGGCGATTCCCCAAGGCCGTCGCGCTGAAGGGAGAGACCTGGGGCGCCTTGATCCTTCGGGTCGCCGCCGGGCTCATCCTCGCCGGCGCCAGCCTGGACAAATTGGGGGACCCCTTGGGTTTCTACCACCACATCCAGGAATGTTTTTATTTCGTCCCCAAGGACCTTCAACCCCTGACGGCGGTGGCCATCCCTTGGGTCGAATTCTTCACGGGGGTCCTCCTGCTCGTCCGCTTCCAGTGGCGCCCCGCGGCCCTGGTCTTTTGCGTGCTGATGGTGCTCTATACCCTCTCCATCACCTGGGACGTGGCGCATGGCATCGATTGCAACTGCAGTTGCTTCGACAAGACCTCCACCGAGAAGATGACCTGGCTCACCGTGGTCCGGGACCTCTTCTTCCTCGCCATCGGATCCAAGGTCCTCCTGGCCTCCGACCCGGCTCCCTCCCACAAAAACGTTTAA
- a CDS encoding tetratricopeptide repeat protein produces the protein MAKPENPASQVPPRFSFVSLPKGLAQFHHLPQHVPIEAYRQEEVEKKGYDFAEGARVMEELLKEAPAVPGAYLFHLFVDKWPKLKEVEPFFVSGRIAEAIPKLVEILDIDPECPLTSFQLGFCFRATGELEKSESFYKKALRMAPAAGWIYPNLGRTYLAMDRKAEAAQAFWKALELLPGDPFVLDQLMALGELFLLPPVSGRPEDPPFFVKRSDYEKKMREGLGQEKDPDNILALGWKLLQDRLLDLAGEAFERAKAAGRKDALLGLGIVQAEARRFAEAERSLEEYLEEHPDSAPAHLNLFKVYLAQEEMDLAWEEIQAAVRSEPERLDALRQLYQLFLQDDRREEALDWFEGLSKEKPESFAPHLARAWALAEADWPAARVELEKARLLAPDQEEVLLFLTAELGKRGEREEVVRLLEPQAGKLPLSLTINLALAHSQEGRSARGKELLEAYRQRPGLGNLEKERVERILAEFAKAGPAA, from the coding sequence ATGGCCAAGCCCGAGAACCCCGCGTCCCAAGTCCCTCCCCGCTTCTCCTTCGTCTCCCTTCCCAAAGGCTTGGCCCAGTTCCACCACCTGCCCCAGCATGTGCCCATCGAGGCCTACCGGCAGGAAGAGGTGGAAAAGAAGGGTTATGACTTCGCCGAGGGCGCGCGGGTCATGGAGGAACTGCTGAAGGAAGCCCCGGCCGTCCCGGGGGCCTACCTCTTCCATCTTTTCGTGGACAAGTGGCCCAAGCTCAAGGAAGTGGAACCCTTCTTCGTTTCCGGGAGGATCGCGGAAGCCATTCCCAAGCTGGTGGAGATCCTGGACATCGACCCGGAGTGCCCCCTCACCTCCTTCCAACTCGGTTTTTGCTTCCGGGCCACGGGTGAACTGGAGAAGTCCGAGTCCTTCTATAAGAAGGCGCTGCGCATGGCCCCCGCCGCGGGCTGGATCTATCCCAACCTGGGCCGCACCTACCTGGCCATGGACCGAAAGGCCGAAGCGGCGCAGGCCTTCTGGAAGGCCCTCGAGCTTTTGCCGGGCGACCCCTTCGTGCTGGACCAGCTGATGGCCTTGGGCGAACTGTTCCTGTTGCCGCCGGTTTCGGGCCGCCCGGAGGACCCGCCCTTCTTCGTGAAACGCTCCGATTATGAGAAGAAGATGCGCGAGGGGCTGGGACAGGAGAAGGACCCGGACAATATCCTGGCCTTGGGATGGAAACTGCTCCAGGACCGGCTCCTGGACCTGGCGGGGGAGGCCTTCGAAAGGGCCAAGGCCGCCGGCCGGAAGGACGCGCTGCTGGGCCTGGGGATCGTCCAGGCCGAGGCGAGGCGTTTCGCCGAGGCTGAGCGCTCACTGGAGGAATACCTGGAGGAACATCCGGACTCCGCCCCGGCCCACCTGAACCTCTTCAAGGTCTACCTGGCCCAGGAGGAAATGGACCTGGCCTGGGAGGAGATCCAGGCGGCGGTGCGCAGTGAGCCCGAGCGTTTGGATGCCCTGCGCCAGCTCTACCAGCTTTTCCTGCAGGATGACCGGCGGGAGGAGGCCCTGGATTGGTTCGAGGGATTGTCCAAGGAAAAGCCGGAGAGTTTCGCGCCCCACCTGGCCCGGGCCTGGGCCCTGGCGGAAGCGGACTGGCCCGCCGCCCGGGTCGAACTGGAAAAGGCCCGGTTGCTGGCCCCGGACCAGGAGGAAGTGCTCCTTTTCCTGACCGCCGAACTGGGCAAGCGGGGGGAAAGGGAGGAAGTGGTCCGCCTCCTGGAACCCCAAGCGGGGAAACTCCCCCTTTCGCTCACCATCAACCTGGCCCTGGCGCACAGCCAAGAAGGCCGGTCCGCGCGGGGTAAGGAATTGCTGGAGGCCTACCGGCAAAGGCCCGGGTTGGGGAACCTGGAGAAGGAAAGGGTCGAAAGGATCCTGGCCGAATTCGCCAAGGCCGGGCCCGCCGCCTGA